The window ACTACTCCAATGCGTCTCGTACATTAATGTTCAATATTTATGACCTTAAGTGGGATGATGAACTTCTTGAGATCCTTACTGTACCAAAATCTATGCTTCCTGAAGTTAAGCAATCCTCTGAAGTATATGCACATACAGTAGACTACCACTTCTTCGGTCATGAAGTACCAATTGCTGGTATCGCTGGTGACCAACAAGCTGCTCTATTTGGTCAAGCTTGTTTTGAAGAAGGTATGGCTAAGAACACTTATGGAACTGGATGCTTCATGTTAATGAACACTGGTGAAAAAGGTGTACCATCTAAAAACGGTTTACTTACTACACTTGCTTGGGGCGTTGACGGAAAAGTAGAATATGCTCTTGAAGGTAGTATCTTCGTAGCTGGTTCAGCAGTTCAATGGCTTCGCGATGGTTTGAAGTTAATTGAAAGCGCTCCAGAAACGGAAGTACTTGCAGAAGCAGTTAGTTCAACAGATGGCGTATACATGGTGCCTGCATTCGTAGGTCTTGGAACTCCATACTGGGACAGTGATGCTCGTGGTGCTGTATTTGGTATCACTCGCGGAACTTCAAAAGAGCACTTCGTACGTGCAACTCTTGAGTCTTTAGCATACCAAACTAAGGACGTTCTTGATGCAATGATCATTGACTCAGGTATTGATTTAAAAGCGTTACGTGTTGATGGCGGAGCTGTAATGAATAACTTTTTAATGCAATTCCAAAGCGACATGTTAGGTGTACCTGTTGAGCGTCCTGTCGTAAATGAAACAACCGCTCTTGGTGCAGCCTACCTTGCCGGCCTTGCTGTTGGCTATTGGTCAAGCAAAGAAGAAATCGCCAAACAATGGAAAATAGAAAAAACATTCACTAACAACCTTGATACCGGAAAGCGCGACGAACTATATGCCGGATGGCAAAAAGCCGTTGAAGCTACCCGCGTATTCAAATAATACGAGCAGGTAGGGACGGTTCTCAGCAACACGACGCGTATGTCGGTACGAAGTCGCTCCCTAAAAAAGCACGGAAATATAAAATGCCCGTGAGCGAAAATCAAGCAATCTATGATTCTGCGAAAAGAGACCATAACTCTGGTCTCTTTTTTGGCAGAGAGGAAAGTATAAACTTTCCTCTCTGCATAAGTGCAACTAAGGCATTCGCCACAAAGGTTTGACGCATGCCAAGTTTTCTAAGCAATAGGAAAGAATAAAACTTTCCTATCTGCAGTAAGTATAACAAGGCACTCCCACAAAGGCTTGCACTCAAAAGTATAAGGGCTTTTAAGAAAGCAAAATACGCTTTCAAGAATCCCTTTAACGAACGCTAAGTTTACTAACATTTTTTTAGTGGAAAGATTTAGTAGGCTCTCTTTTCGCATACATATATGGTCTAGGGAGCTTACGCTTTTCTTTAAAAAATAGGAGGGGTTTCGATGAAAAAAATTATTAATGATCCAAATCAGGTAGTTCAAGACATGCTGAAGGGAATGGTTGCTGCATTTCCAAATGATGTCAAGCAACTGCCAGA of the Bacillaceae bacterium S4-13-56 genome contains:
- the glpK gene encoding glycerol kinase GlpK: MSEKFIMALDQGTTSSRAILFNHSGEIVATAQREFEQIFPKPGWVEHNANEIWTSVLACMAEVLRKADVEPTQVEAIGITNQRETTVVWDKNTGKPVYNALVWQSRQTDGICKELREQGLNDKFREKTGLLIDAYFSGTKVKWILDNVEGTRERAENGDLLFGTIDTWLVYKLSGGKAHVTDYSNASRTLMFNIYDLKWDDELLEILTVPKSMLPEVKQSSEVYAHTVDYHFFGHEVPIAGIAGDQQAALFGQACFEEGMAKNTYGTGCFMLMNTGEKGVPSKNGLLTTLAWGVDGKVEYALEGSIFVAGSAVQWLRDGLKLIESAPETEVLAEAVSSTDGVYMVPAFVGLGTPYWDSDARGAVFGITRGTSKEHFVRATLESLAYQTKDVLDAMIIDSGIDLKALRVDGGAVMNNFLMQFQSDMLGVPVERPVVNETTALGAAYLAGLAVGYWSSKEEIAKQWKIEKTFTNNLDTGKRDELYAGWQKAVEATRVFK